One Hydrogenophaga crassostreae genomic region harbors:
- a CDS encoding glutaminase, translated as MAHPSLSEIPHLLQRISEEARAHFGEGKVANYIPALANVKPNQFGMAIACVDGSTHTVGDAHVPFSLQSITKLFTFVLALRAEGDALWQRVGREPSGAAFNSIVQLETENGIPRNPFINAGALVITDILTSRYVQLDYALLGALRRLADDPELHWNPEVARSEREHADRNMAMAYFMKSHGNFHNDPALVLDNYCAQCATEMTCAQLAQASMFLANDGRDLTLQGQPDEHFLTADQTRRVNALLLTCGAYDAAGDFAYRISLPVKTGVGGGIVAVIPEVGTVAVWSPELDAKGNSVLGAFALERLVQLTGWGYSSV; from the coding sequence ATGGCCCACCCCTCTTTGTCTGAAATCCCCCACCTTCTGCAACGCATCAGCGAAGAGGCCCGAGCCCATTTCGGCGAGGGCAAGGTCGCCAACTACATACCCGCGCTGGCCAATGTCAAGCCGAACCAGTTCGGCATGGCCATCGCCTGTGTCGACGGCAGCACCCACACCGTGGGCGACGCCCATGTGCCCTTCTCGCTGCAAAGCATCACCAAGCTGTTCACCTTCGTGTTGGCGCTCAGGGCCGAAGGCGATGCCCTGTGGCAACGCGTGGGCCGCGAGCCCTCGGGCGCGGCGTTCAATTCGATCGTGCAGCTGGAAACCGAAAACGGCATTCCCCGCAACCCCTTCATCAACGCCGGCGCGCTGGTCATCACCGACATCCTCACCAGCCGCTACGTGCAGCTCGACTACGCCCTGCTCGGCGCGCTGCGCCGCCTGGCCGACGACCCCGAACTGCACTGGAACCCCGAAGTGGCCCGGAGCGAGCGCGAACACGCCGACCGCAACATGGCCATGGCCTATTTCATGAAAAGCCACGGCAACTTCCACAACGATCCGGCGCTGGTGCTCGACAACTACTGCGCCCAGTGCGCCACCGAAATGACCTGCGCCCAGCTCGCCCAGGCCAGCATGTTCCTCGCCAACGACGGCCGCGACCTCACGCTGCAAGGCCAGCCCGACGAACACTTCCTCACCGCCGACCAGACCCGCCGCGTCAACGCCCTCTTGCTCACCTGCGGCGCCTACGACGCCGCCGGCGACTTCGCCTACCGCATCAGCCTGCCGGTCAAAACCGGCGTGGGCGGTGGCATCGTGGCCGTGATCCCCGAGGTCGGCACCGTGGCCGTCTGGTCGCCCGAACTCGATGCCAAAGGCAATTCGGTGCTCGGCGCGTTTGCGCTGGAGCGGCTGGTGCAGCTCACCGGCTGGGGCTACAGCTCGGTGTGA
- a CDS encoding DUF924 family protein: MTQPSTPLPPVAAEVLHYWLADGVERDWPSTELGKRWFGGGVEQDAEIDAAFGPLVAAALDGDLLDWEPVPLTRLALVIVLDQFTRNVFRGQAKAFSGDQRAQQLVLQSLALEQDQALPRVGRVFFYMPLMHAESLALQDECVSRFEALVKDSPPELTDTLQGNLRFAREHRDIIERFGRFPYRNAVLGRQNTPEENEFLKTGPRFGQ; encoded by the coding sequence ATGACCCAACCATCCACTCCCCTGCCGCCCGTTGCCGCCGAGGTGCTCCACTATTGGCTGGCAGACGGCGTTGAGCGCGACTGGCCCAGCACCGAACTGGGCAAGCGCTGGTTCGGCGGCGGCGTCGAACAAGACGCCGAAATCGATGCCGCGTTTGGCCCGCTGGTGGCCGCGGCACTGGACGGCGATCTGCTCGACTGGGAACCCGTGCCGCTCACCCGTCTGGCGCTGGTGATCGTGCTCGACCAGTTCACCCGCAACGTCTTCCGGGGCCAGGCCAAGGCCTTTTCCGGAGACCAGAGGGCGCAGCAACTGGTGTTGCAGTCACTCGCGCTGGAGCAAGACCAGGCGTTGCCCCGTGTCGGTCGGGTGTTTTTCTACATGCCGCTGATGCATGCCGAGAGCCTGGCATTGCAGGATGAATGCGTGAGCCGGTTTGAGGCGCTGGTCAAAGACAGCCCGCCCGAGCTGACCGATACCCTGCAAGGCAACCTGCGCTTCGCCCGGGAGCACCGCGACATCATCGAACGCTTTGGCCGCTTCCCTTACCGCAACGCCGTGCTGGGGCGCCAGAACACGCCCGAGGAAAACGAATTCCTGAAAACCGGGCCGCGTTTCGGTCAGTAA